The Streptococcaceae bacterium ESL0687 genome has a segment encoding these proteins:
- the atpF gene encoding F0F1 ATP synthase subunit B, protein MFIMLEATEKSTMLGDIFVATGAVLILMVLIKKFAWGAITNIFEQRAKKISDDIDGAEAARAKAEELAKRREAELSTSRKEASQILKDATATANTSSDKIITEAREEAIILKKRAAEEISREHDEALLNVKGEIADISVRLAEKLIGNSLDEKSQSGLIDAYLEKLGNE, encoded by the coding sequence ATGTTTATAATGTTGGAAGCTACTGAAAAAAGCACCATGCTTGGAGATATCTTTGTAGCTACTGGGGCTGTCCTAATCTTGATGGTCCTTATTAAGAAATTTGCTTGGGGTGCGATTACAAATATCTTCGAGCAAAGGGCTAAAAAAATATCAGATGATATTGATGGTGCAGAAGCAGCTAGAGCAAAAGCTGAAGAGCTTGCTAAGCGTCGTGAAGCTGAACTTTCAACTAGCCGTAAAGAAGCTAGTCAAATTTTAAAGGACGCGACAGCTACTGCTAATACAAGTAGTGATAAAATAATTACAGAAGCACGTGAGGAAGCTATAATCCTTAAAAAACGTGCGGCAGAGGAAATTTCAAGAGAACATGATGAAGCCCTCTTAAATGTTAAAGGTGAGATTGCTGATATTTCAGTTAGACTTGCTGAAAAACTAATTGGGAATTCGCTTGATGAGAAGTCACAATCAGGACTGATTGATGCTTACCTTGAAAAACTAGGCAACGAGTAG
- the atpB gene encoding F0F1 ATP synthase subunit A has product MGDEKDLVFNIGPIYFDGTVLLMTVLACTIVFGLVFWASRNMKIKPKGKQNVLEWVVDFTNKIVKDNAGAGEVNKFGPLAFVLFSFLLVANNIGLVTKLVTKDGVSLWKSPTADPGITLGLALMVVLLSNFMGVEHFGFKKYIKNSFLTPIVTSPFNVLEEFTNFLTLGLRLYGNIFAGEILLGLLTSMGHGNPIMLGLALILEVLWTAFSIFISCLQAYIFVTLTMVYISHKIELKD; this is encoded by the coding sequence ATGGGTGACGAAAAAGACCTAGTCTTTAATATTGGCCCTATTTATTTTGATGGTACCGTTCTTTTGATGACCGTCTTGGCTTGTACAATTGTATTTGGTTTAGTCTTCTGGGCTAGCCGCAATATGAAAATCAAACCCAAGGGTAAACAGAATGTCCTTGAGTGGGTTGTTGATTTCACTAATAAGATAGTAAAAGATAATGCAGGAGCAGGTGAGGTTAATAAATTTGGTCCTCTAGCTTTCGTTCTTTTCAGCTTCTTATTAGTTGCAAACAACATCGGTCTGGTCACAAAATTAGTTACAAAAGATGGAGTTTCCCTTTGGAAGAGTCCAACAGCTGACCCAGGGATTACCCTTGGTTTGGCTTTAATGGTTGTTCTTTTAAGTAACTTTATGGGTGTTGAGCACTTTGGATTTAAGAAATATATCAAAAATAGTTTCCTAACTCCAATTGTTACATCACCTTTTAATGTCTTAGAAGAATTCACAAATTTCTTAACCCTTGGTTTACGTTTATATGGTAATATCTTTGCGGGTGAAATTTTACTAGGACTCTTAACTAGCATGGGACACGGAAACCCAATCATGTTAGGACTTGCCCTTATTTTGGAAGTTCTATGGACTGCTTTTTCAATCTTTATTTCATGCTTGCAGGCATACATCTTTGTAACGCTAACAATGGTTTACATTTCACATAAAATAGAGCTAAAAGATTAA
- the atpA gene encoding F0F1 ATP synthase subunit alpha, with translation MAINANEISSLLKEQIENFTPDFSVAETGIITYIGDGIARAHGLENAMSGELLEFSNGSYGMAQNLESTDIGIIILGDYSSIREGDTVKRTGKIMEVPVGEALIGRVVNPLGQPIDGLGEIKTDKARPVEYPAPGVMQRKSVNQPLQTGIKAIDALVPIGRGQRELIIGDRQTGKTSIAIDTILNQKGKDMICIYVAIGQKESTVRNQVETLKKYGAMDYTIVMTAGASQPAPLLYLAPYSGAAMGEEFMYNGKHVLIVYDDLTKQAVAYRELSLLLRRPPGREAYPGDVFYLHSRLLERAAQLSDELGGGSMTALPFIETQAGDISGYIATNVISITDGQIFLETDLFYSGIRPAIDAGSSVSRVGGSAQIKAMKKVSGTLRLDLASYRELEAFTQFGSDLDAATQAKLSRGRRTIEILKQPLHEPLPVEKEVLVLYALTHGFLDSVPVDNILEFQDQLFDFFDTKHADLLQTIVETKDLPDQALLDGAIEEFKNTTSFK, from the coding sequence TTGGCTATTAATGCTAATGAAATCAGCTCGCTCTTAAAAGAGCAAATTGAAAATTTTACTCCAGATTTTTCAGTTGCTGAGACAGGTATAATTACATATATTGGGGATGGTATTGCTCGTGCGCATGGTCTTGAAAATGCGATGAGTGGTGAACTATTAGAGTTTTCAAATGGTTCATACGGTATGGCTCAAAACTTGGAGTCAACTGATATCGGTATCATTATCCTTGGTGATTACAGCTCTATTCGTGAGGGTGATACTGTCAAAAGAACTGGTAAAATCATGGAAGTTCCAGTTGGTGAAGCACTGATTGGACGTGTTGTAAATCCACTTGGACAACCAATCGATGGTCTTGGTGAAATCAAAACTGATAAGGCTCGTCCGGTTGAATACCCAGCTCCTGGAGTAATGCAACGTAAATCAGTTAACCAACCACTTCAAACAGGTATTAAGGCGATTGACGCCCTTGTTCCAATTGGACGTGGTCAACGTGAACTTATCATCGGTGACCGTCAAACTGGTAAAACAAGTATCGCAATCGATACAATCCTTAACCAAAAAGGTAAGGATATGATCTGTATCTACGTGGCTATTGGTCAAAAAGAATCAACTGTCCGTAACCAGGTTGAAACCCTTAAAAAATACGGTGCCATGGATTACACAATCGTAATGACAGCTGGTGCTAGTCAACCAGCTCCCCTTCTATATCTAGCTCCTTACTCTGGGGCAGCTATGGGTGAGGAATTCATGTATAACGGAAAACATGTCCTAATCGTTTATGATGATTTAACAAAACAAGCCGTTGCCTACCGTGAACTGTCACTTCTTCTTCGCCGTCCTCCAGGTCGTGAGGCCTACCCAGGGGATGTATTCTACTTGCATTCACGTCTTCTAGAACGTGCTGCTCAACTTTCTGATGAACTTGGTGGTGGTTCAATGACTGCCCTTCCATTTATCGAAACTCAAGCAGGGGACATTTCAGGATATATTGCGACAAACGTAATTTCAATCACTGACGGACAAATCTTCCTAGAAACAGACTTATTCTACTCAGGTATTCGTCCAGCCATTGATGCCGGATCTTCTGTATCCCGTGTTGGTGGTAGTGCACAAATTAAAGCAATGAAGAAGGTATCAGGAACTTTACGTCTTGACCTTGCAAGTTATAGGGAATTAGAAGCCTTCACTCAGTTTGGTAGTGACCTTGATGCTGCAACTCAGGCTAAACTAAGCCGTGGTCGCAGAACGATTGAAATCTTGAAGCAACCACTTCACGAACCACTTCCAGTTGAAAAAGAAGTTTTAGTTCTTTATGCTTTAACACATGGTTTCCTAGATAGCGTTCCAGTGGATAACATTCTAGAATTCCAAGATCAATTATTTGATTTCTTTGATACCAAGCATGCAGATCTTTTACAAACAATTGTTGAAACAAAAGATTTACCAGATCAAGCCTTGCTTGACGGAGCAATTGAAGAATTTAAAAATACTACAAGCTTTAAATAG
- a CDS encoding F0F1 ATP synthase subunit delta: MSLIVSNRYSKALLEAFADAGKIDELTEEVKALIEIIDQTDLMTFILNNSYSETKKEEIINSLGENFSKELANFLKLLIVNKRISSLEEILKQTLLKIDDLKGIAEVEVVSAVPLTSEQLEKIQAIAIKKFNLKGVEIVNTLNQSIIGGMVLKSRGKIIDSSIKAQLLKLTQEIM, translated from the coding sequence ATGAGTTTAATTGTATCAAATAGGTACAGTAAAGCCTTGCTGGAAGCTTTTGCTGATGCTGGAAAAATTGATGAACTTACTGAGGAAGTAAAAGCTTTAATTGAAATCATTGATCAGACAGATTTAATGACCTTCATCCTCAATAATTCATATTCAGAAACTAAAAAGGAAGAGATTATTAATAGCCTTGGTGAAAATTTTTCTAAAGAATTAGCTAATTTTCTTAAACTATTAATAGTAAATAAAAGAATTTCTTCATTAGAAGAGATTTTGAAACAAACCCTTTTAAAAATCGATGACCTTAAGGGAATTGCAGAAGTAGAGGTTGTCTCAGCTGTCCCTCTAACAAGTGAACAACTTGAGAAAATACAAGCTATTGCAATCAAAAAATTTAACCTAAAAGGTGTTGAAATTGTTAATACCTTGAATCAAAGCATTATCGGCGGAATGGTTTTAAAAAGCCGTGGTAAGATAATCGATTCAAGTATTAAAGCACAATTATTAAAATTAACGCAGGAAATAATGTAG
- the atpE gene encoding F0F1 ATP synthase subunit C codes for MVGIGVGLVAGLAALGAAIGNGLIASSFIQSAARQPEMEDKLRGAMFIGAALVEGLAIIAIVIAFLLLGKF; via the coding sequence ATGGTAGGAATTGGTGTCGGCTTAGTTGCTGGACTTGCAGCTCTTGGAGCAGCTATTGGGAATGGATTGATTGCATCAAGCTTTATACAATCAGCAGCACGTCAACCAGAAATGGAAGATAAGCTTCGTGGAGCAATGTTTATTGGAGCAGCCCTTGTCGAAGGACTTGCAATCATTGCGATCGTTATTGCATTCTTACTTCTAGGTAAATTTTAA
- a CDS encoding helix-hairpin-helix domain-containing protein: MELKNYLQNLRKKRYFIPLVIASGLLFLGFFAYFLISPSKKSDFESKDGYNLSGKIEQFEQDSDGDDLVGEDGDGFLVVDVKGEVVNPGIYKLASNARVDDALKLAGGLNKEADSKSVNLAQKLTDEMVVYVAKVGEASTSFENLQNQPTDNNDKQESTKVNINTADLGELQKLPGVGLKKAQDIIDYRKENGNFKSIEDLQKVGGFGAKSLEKLKDSIFIK; encoded by the coding sequence AGTGGCCTGCTGTTTTTGGGGTTTTTTGCTTATTTTTTAATCAGTCCCAGTAAAAAATCTGATTTTGAAAGTAAAGATGGGTACAATCTTTCTGGTAAGATTGAGCAATTTGAACAAGACAGTGATGGTGATGATCTTGTTGGTGAGGACGGGGATGGATTTTTAGTTGTTGATGTTAAGGGCGAGGTTGTGAATCCTGGAATCTATAAACTAGCTTCTAATGCAAGGGTTGATGATGCCCTAAAACTTGCAGGAGGTCTTAATAAGGAAGCCGACAGTAAATCTGTGAATCTAGCCCAGAAGTTGACAGATGAAATGGTGGTTTATGTAGCAAAGGTCGGAGAAGCTAGCACCTCTTTTGAGAACCTTCAAAATCAACCCACCGATAATAATGACAAGCAGGAATCTACTAAGGTAAATATAAATACAGCTGATTTAGGCGAACTTCAAAAGCTACCAGGAGTCGGGTTGAAAAAGGCTCAAGATATCATTGATTACCGCAAGGAAAATGGGAACTTTAAAAGTATTGAAGATCTACAAAAGGTTGGAGGCTTTGGAGCTAAATCCCTTGAAAAGTTAAAGGATAGTATTTTTATTAAGTAG
- a CDS encoding DNA internalization-related competence protein ComEC/Rec2, whose protein sequence is MKKIYLVCPLTLSYYCIFSFNFLCLGLLILSLFLICKNFGYRYLLVVVLFSGYFFLVDKYNQIKIRAASSPGAVDTIRVKIDSLDINGDQLSFIGRNKSQKYQAFYKIKSEAEQKSLKSLSTNVSFDISASLSEPEKRRNENTFDYQNYLKTKGIYQLLEIQEIKKVRLRKGFNPLEKLELMRKKLINHIEGLVPEPMNKYMLSLLLGFYSRDFSEVRDIYTGLGLVHLFALSGMHINFFISNLRRLILRLGLSIEGTNLLLIPLSLIYGALTGFLVSVSRSLLQKNLSNYGIKGLENFALTLMVFMLVRPSFLLTEAGVLSFFLSFAITLLSQTKKFKNELLDNLFKSTLLSVLAAPLSIYFFHSFQPLSLILTPVFSYLFIHFLLPLLACSLPVSFFLPKILSFPNYLFVYLERLVSLLNDRIMKPIIFGKPSIVIIFLVFLLLFYLIDYFSWRKLTFLSPLVVCLLFLTKFSFIPYISVVDVGQGDSIFLRDRFNQNNVLIDVGGRLDLPSKEKWSIRKKDSNAKRTLIPYLNGKGIGKIDKLVITHAHEDHMGDLLELAENFKIKEIWLAKGALKSKNLLEKLEKIGGETRIHPVKPGDDFKIFGSRLTVLGPLKTGDGGNNDSVVLYGKLLSKNFLFMGDAEGEEEKSLMESYKKLPVDILKAGHHGSKTSSSEDFLRHIKTQVALISCGKNNLYKHPNLETLDRFEKNGIDIFRTDLDGQIIMKEKEGHFTIVKMR, encoded by the coding sequence ATGAAAAAGATTTATCTAGTTTGTCCTTTAACCTTAAGTTATTACTGTATTTTTTCCTTTAACTTTTTGTGCCTGGGACTGTTAATTCTTTCTCTTTTTTTGATTTGTAAGAATTTTGGCTACCGCTATCTTTTGGTGGTGGTTCTTTTCAGCGGATATTTTTTCCTGGTAGATAAATATAATCAGATAAAAATAAGAGCAGCAAGTAGCCCAGGAGCGGTGGATACCATAAGGGTTAAGATTGACAGCTTAGATATTAACGGGGATCAGCTATCCTTTATTGGACGAAATAAGTCCCAAAAGTATCAAGCCTTTTACAAAATTAAGTCCGAGGCTGAGCAAAAAAGCTTAAAATCACTATCAACTAATGTATCCTTTGATATTTCAGCCAGTCTGAGTGAACCTGAAAAAAGGCGCAATGAAAATACCTTTGATTATCAAAATTATTTAAAGACCAAGGGAATTTACCAGCTTCTTGAAATCCAGGAGATAAAGAAAGTAAGACTAAGAAAGGGATTTAATCCACTGGAAAAGTTGGAACTTATGAGGAAGAAGTTGATTAATCATATTGAAGGACTTGTTCCAGAACCGATGAATAAGTATATGCTAAGCCTTCTTTTGGGCTTTTATAGTAGGGATTTTTCTGAGGTTCGGGATATTTACACAGGTCTTGGCCTGGTACACCTTTTTGCCCTAAGTGGCATGCATATTAACTTTTTTATTAGTAATTTAAGGAGGTTGATTTTAAGGCTTGGCTTAAGCATTGAGGGAACAAATCTTTTGTTAATTCCTTTGTCTCTTATCTACGGTGCTCTAACAGGTTTTTTAGTATCTGTAAGTAGAAGCCTACTTCAGAAAAACTTATCAAATTATGGAATTAAAGGACTTGAAAATTTTGCCCTAACTCTTATGGTTTTTATGCTTGTAAGACCTAGTTTTCTTTTAACTGAAGCTGGTGTCTTATCTTTTTTCCTATCATTTGCCATAACCCTTCTTTCACAGACTAAAAAATTTAAAAATGAGTTACTGGATAATCTTTTTAAGTCAACCCTCCTTTCAGTTCTGGCAGCTCCTCTTTCCATTTACTTTTTTCATAGCTTTCAGCCCTTGTCCCTTATTTTAACGCCTGTATTCTCCTATCTTTTTATTCATTTCTTGCTGCCCCTATTAGCCTGCAGTCTACCAGTAAGTTTTTTCTTGCCGAAGATTCTTAGCTTTCCCAACTATCTCTTTGTTTATTTGGAAAGGCTTGTCAGCCTACTTAATGATAGGATCATGAAGCCTATCATTTTTGGTAAACCTTCCATTGTTATTATCTTCCTTGTATTTTTACTTCTTTTTTATTTGATTGATTATTTCAGCTGGCGAAAGCTGACGTTTTTATCTCCTTTAGTAGTCTGTCTCCTTTTTTTGACTAAATTTTCTTTTATCCCATATATTTCAGTTGTTGATGTCGGGCAAGGTGATAGTATCTTTTTAAGGGATAGGTTTAATCAGAATAATGTCCTAATTGATGTCGGAGGACGGCTTGATCTTCCTTCCAAGGAAAAGTGGTCTATAAGAAAAAAAGATTCAAATGCTAAAAGAACATTGATACCTTATTTAAACGGTAAAGGGATAGGAAAGATTGATAAGTTAGTTATTACCCATGCCCACGAAGATCATATGGGAGATCTTTTGGAGCTAGCAGAAAATTTTAAAATCAAGGAAATTTGGTTGGCCAAGGGAGCTCTAAAAAGTAAGAATTTACTTGAAAAACTAGAAAAAATCGGTGGTGAAACAAGGATTCATCCGGTAAAACCAGGGGACGACTTTAAAATCTTTGGTTCTCGTTTGACAGTTCTTGGCCCCCTAAAGACTGGAGACGGGGGAAATAATGATTCGGTCGTCCTTTACGGCAAGCTTTTATCCAAGAACTTTCTTTTTATGGGGGATGCCGAAGGAGAAGAGGAGAAATCCTTGATGGAAAGTTATAAAAAGCTTCCTGTTGATATTTTAAAAGCCGGCCACCACGGTAGTAAAACCAGTTCATCTGAGGACTTTTTAAGGCATATAAAAACTCAAGTGGCTCTGATCTCCTGCGGGAAAAATAACCTTTACAAACATCCTAACCTAGAAACCTTGGACCGATTTGAAAAAAATGGTATAGATATTTTTCGAACAGATTTAGATGGTCAAATAATTATGAAGGAGAAGGAGGGGCATTTTACCATTGTGAAAATGAGATAA